The Desulfovibrio fairfieldensis sequence GGCTGTGAGGATGTGGATTTCTGTTTTGCCGTCCGGCGGCAGGGCTTCCGTCTGGCCGTGATCGGGGAAAGCGTGTTATATCACCACACCAGCCAGACGCCGGGCCGTTTTGAGCATGATTTGCAGAACGGCAAGCTCTTTTATCAGCGCTGGCGTCAGGATGTGACGGCGGATATGCACCGTCTGGCCCGTATGGACGGCTATGAGCTGCGCATCGGGCCCACGCTTTCCTGTCGACTGGGTCTGCCCGAGGTGCGGGAGCGGGAACTGGACGCGGCCTTTGCCGGTGCCGCATTCGACGCGGCGTCCTGCGTCGCGCAGTTGGAGCGTGAACCGCTCTGGCGCGGGGGCTGGCTCCGACTCATGGACCAGTTGGAGGCCCAGGGCCGGGGGCCTGACGCCCTGCGTGCGGGCGTACGCGCCCTGTCTTTTTTTTCTTCGCCGGATGTGCAGAGCCGCCTGTTGCGCCTGTTGCGGAAAGAGGGCCTGCAGGAACAGATGGTGGAATTCATGCACGGCCTGGAAGAGGACAGAGACGCCAAGGGAGACAGCGCTTCGCGGCGCGCCTTTGTCCAGGCGGCCAGGCGCAAGGCCTATGCCGACGGCGACACGGCTCTGGCCGATTTGCTTAACGCCTGGCTGTTGGGCTACGGCAAAATTCGGAACTAGGGCCTGTTAACGCTATGCCTTTTTGCCCTCCTGCCGCGTCAGATTTCACCTGCTTTTTCGGTCGAGTACCAGAAGAGTACACTCCCTCAAAGCAGGTTTATCTTCCTTGCAGGCGAACAAAAATTCTATAGTGTTAACAGACCCTAGTGCATTTCAGCTTTGAAATGCTCCGATGCCACAAAAAGCGCCGCCGGATAGGCGGCGCTTTTTGTTTCCGTGGAAGCCGTGGCCTGTCAAAAACGCTTGAGCACCAGATCGTCCAGCGCGCGTTTGGGCACATAGTGCACGCCCTGTTCGTCACGCCAGTAGCCGAACGAGCCGTCGGCGGGCATGGGGGCGATCCGGCGTTTTTCTTTGGCGACGCCCAGGCCCAGCACCAGGGCGATCTTCATGCCCTCGGGCACGTCCAGCAATTCCGGCGCGGCCTTATGGTCAAAGGACTGAATGATGCAGCAACCCCAGCCCCGGCTGGCGGCCGCAAGCTGGATGGTCTGGCAGGCAATGCCTGTGTCGTAGCAGAGCAGTTCCTTGCCGTTTTCAGGCATCAGCACGGCAATGAACGCCGTGGGCCGCTCGCCGGGATGGGGGCCGCCCCAGTCTTTAAGCGCTCCGGCCCAGCGGGTCAGGGGGAACAGTTTTCGGCAGGTCTCGCCCGGTCCCACCAGAATAAAACGCAGCTCTTGGGCGTTGCGGGCCGAGGGTGCCAAGCGGGCGCACTCCGTCAGCCAGTCCAGGTCAGCCATGCTCAGGGGCTTGTCCTCTTCAAAACGGCGGCAGGTGCGGGCCGCCTCCACCAATTCCTTGAAGTCCATGTTCCGCTCCTTACGTATTTTGCGTTTGAAATATTGCACATTTCAAATGCTACGCCGCCCAAGTGCAAGGAGGCGACGTCCGCACGCGGCCACCAGAGTAATTCACTTATTTCAAATGAGAATTGCTCTGGATTATGCGGGGATATGCCTGTTCCATCTTACAGCGTCGCCAGCAGAAACCACAACTGCCCCAACTCGATGGCCGCGCCCAAAAAATCGCCGGAAAGCCCGCCATGTGATCGGGCCTGTGCGGCCAGGCGGCGTGTGAGACAATATTGCGCGACGATCAGGACCAAACCTTGCCAAAAGGAGAGGCCCAAAGCCGCCAGCAGGCAGACCAGCAGCAGCGCCCCCAGCCGGTAGACGCGACGCACTGTCGGACCTGCCCCGGCGCAGGCCAGGCCGCCCAGAGAATCCGGGTTATGGGGCGGCGCGGAGGCGGCCAGCCAGACAGCGCAGGCCCGGCCCCATGCCGGTGCGAGCACCGGCATGAGCCACTGCCCGGCGGCCAGATGCCAGGCGAGGGCCAGCCATTGGCCGCTGAAAATCAGCAGCAGGCTCAACGCGCCGAAGGCACCCAGGCGGCTGTCCCGCAGAATTTCCCGGAAACGTGCGCCGCTCGCGCCGCTGCCGCAGGCGTCGCCCAGATCGGCCAGGCCGTCCCAGTGCAGGCCGCGCGTGCTCCACAGTTCCAGGGCCAACCAGAGCCAGGCCGCCAGAGCGGCGGCGGGCCAGGCTGTCCCCATAGCGTGGGAGGCACCGGTTGCGGTGGAAAGAATGGTCAGGGCCAGCCAGGCCGCCAGCGTGCAGAGGCAGCCCAAAGCCAGACCGGCGGGCGCGAACCACGGCACGCTGGCCGCCAGAGATTGCGCGGTGAAACTCCGGGGCGGCGCAAGGCGGCTCAGAAAAGCCAGGGCATCTAGAAAACGTCCGCCCCATGCGGCTGGAGACATGCCGGGTCCGTTCAATAACGGGCCTGGGTATGATTGAAGGCCAGGGCGTAGAGGTGGTGGAAAAAGTCCACGTATTCCACGTGAACGCGTTCCGGCACTTTGATCCGCGCGGGCGCGAAGTTGAGAATGGAGATCAGGCCCGCGTCCATCAGGTGCTGGGCCGCGCGCTGAGCGCGTTCCGGCGGGGTGGTGATGATGCCGATTTCAATGTTCAGCTCCGCCACCATGCCCTTGAGATCCTTGGTGCAATGCACTTCCAAGCCGTGCACGATTTCGCCGATCTTGAAGGGATCGCAGTCAAAGATGCCCACGATGTTGAAGCCGCGCGCGCGGAATTCCCCGTGGTTCAGAATGGCCTTGCCCAGGTTGCCCACGCCGATCAGGGCCATGCGCCATTCGCGGTCCACGCCCAGTGCCGAGGTAATGGCCGCGATGAGCGAGGTTACATGGTAGCCCACTCCCCGGATGCCGAATTCCCCGAAATAGGCCAGATCCTTGCGCACCTGCGAGCCGTTGACG is a genomic window containing:
- a CDS encoding nitroreductase family protein; translated protein: MDFKELVEAARTCRRFEEDKPLSMADLDWLTECARLAPSARNAQELRFILVGPGETCRKLFPLTRWAGALKDWGGPHPGERPTAFIAVLMPENGKELLCYDTGIACQTIQLAAASRGWGCCIIQSFDHKAAPELLDVPEGMKIALVLGLGVAKEKRRIAPMPADGSFGYWRDEQGVHYVPKRALDDLVLKRF
- a CDS encoding glycosyltransferase family 2 protein; this encodes MRVSVIIPAWNLWHMTAACLRSLATHSAGQDLEVLVVDNGSTDATVGELEPLGQSLWGAGFKALRLPENLGFAKACNLGARAAAGELLFFLNNDTTCTPGWLPPLRAAFEDARLGAAGPLLLYPDGTAQHCGISFSPFYKVSHIYEHFPGNHPVLRKKRPLQAITGAALMLRRQVFETCGGFFEGYRNGCEDVDFCFAVRRQGFRLAVIGESVLYHHTSQTPGRFEHDLQNGKLFYQRWRQDVTADMHRLARMDGYELRIGPTLSCRLGLPEVRERELDAAFAGAAFDAASCVAQLEREPLWRGGWLRLMDQLEAQGRGPDALRAGVRALSFFSSPDVQSRLLRLLRKEGLQEQMVEFMHGLEEDRDAKGDSASRRAFVQAARRKAYADGDTALADLLNAWLLGYGKIRN
- a CDS encoding redox-sensing transcriptional repressor Rex, which translates into the protein MVTQPKSKHIPRATIQRLATYVQVLENFARDDVEVISSNPLAEACGVNGSQVRKDLAYFGEFGIRGVGYHVTSLIAAITSALGVDREWRMALIGVGNLGKAILNHGEFRARGFNIVGIFDCDPFKIGEIVHGLEVHCTKDLKGMVAELNIEIGIITTPPERAQRAAQHLMDAGLISILNFAPARIKVPERVHVEYVDFFHHLYALAFNHTQARY
- a CDS encoding adenosylcobinamide-GDP ribazoletransferase; amino-acid sequence: MSPAAWGGRFLDALAFLSRLAPPRSFTAQSLAASVPWFAPAGLALGCLCTLAAWLALTILSTATGASHAMGTAWPAAALAAWLWLALELWSTRGLHWDGLADLGDACGSGASGARFREILRDSRLGAFGALSLLLIFSGQWLALAWHLAAGQWLMPVLAPAWGRACAVWLAASAPPHNPDSLGGLACAGAGPTVRRVYRLGALLLVCLLAALGLSFWQGLVLIVAQYCLTRRLAAQARSHGGLSGDFLGAAIELGQLWFLLATL